The sequence AACCtgtactaacgaacgcctatactaacgaactttccaagatacgaatcgggcatttgaatatttcttGCCTCCACTAACAAACCAcaactctagaaacgaacccgagctggcggctggaaatggctactgaccccaataggcgagtctccctgcgcccagacttgagtgagcttttaagattagcaaattgtagctttagcaatttagcattagtgtaaatagcagacatcgaaattcgtgctaagttaaaccgtaactacgcttcgtctccccacattcaccgcctactctccgttattccaccccccccccccccccccacctcccgtcatacagccagtccctgtgttactcctccagccagtcgtcatgtCTTcaatgtgtaaccacttacaactttatttcttttttattactgtcacCACtgtatttcccttttatttttagtaacgctacatgtatttttttttttttactaatttgagactgttgtaaacatatatcagtgcaaaaagggtgacttttggggtgggggctggaacacattaattgcttttccattattttaaatggggaaaattgactcgagaaacaaacttttttaCTTACGAACCGCGTcatggaacggatcaagttcgtaggtagaggttccactgtagttTAGTTTATAGATTATTTATTCAACAGTTCAGAACTGAATGAGAACCAAATGCTTGGCactttttaatgctgtttttttgGTTTTCTCTTTAGGAGGGTAACAATCCCCAGGGCAGTAATCATGGAGTGAAGATCACCACCGAGCAACAGAAAAAGAGCAGTTTCTTCCGCTGTGTTCTACTGTGAAGACAAAAGCCTTACCGTCCACCACCCTGGGGCTGGACTTGACTGGACTGTGCTCTCGTTTTCAGCACTTTCAAGCTTTCTCTATTCTCTccttatctttctttctctctctgagtattCCTCTTCTTCCAGCCCTAGAACATTTGGAGGGCCCAGCTCCTCTCTTCTGCTTCCACTGACATGTTGGCAATGCGGTTTCTTCCCACATATGACCCCTTTTCCTGATGAGGCCGTGGTAGGCTGGTGCTGCTTTCTTCATCAAGGTTGAAGAGCTaagtggagaaatgtttgattcACAGGAATAAAACATGCCTGTTATGTCTAGAAAGATTTCAAAGATGCGTCTCAACTGCACAGTCTCAAATCTATTTTCTTGCTTCTAGGTTCTGACAGGTTGGGCCAAATTTGAGAGCCATTCCTTTATCATTCCATTGTATTCTTCCCTCATGCTTTCTTCGACAATCACTTTACCTCACTCTGCTTATAGGAGCCTTGCAATTTGccttttataaaacataaattctattttaaatttttttgatTAGATTTTCGTCttctgaattattatttttttcttcttcttccatTGACAGCCATTTTCTGGTTCTTCTTGCTCAATGTTATTTTACATCTTTACTCATGCAGTAGAGCCAGATGCACAGATGTAAAATAAGGTATTTTGATTATATCCAAATTAaaaattgaatattttttttgttattgcgCTGGATCACTGCCTCTGTGAAACTAACACAACAGATTGAATGGACTTTCTGCCCCACATCATAAATTTTCTCAAGACTTTAACATAAACCAAATGGATATTGTTTCTTCCAAAAggttaaaatttaaaacattaaaatgtattgctTTTTTTTAGGTCTGACCTGAAGAATACAATCAAACCTTGTTTGTGGGAATTGGAGTACAATgactatatttaatttttatccCTACCTATATGTTTAAAGACAACGCCGCTCAAAAGCACAGTCCTTCACGCTTCATGAGTGACCTCTGTGTTTTAGTTAGTAGTGTTTTATAATGTGGGAAACCCTGTGTTGGTTTATTCAGATCCTatctaattaatatttaataggtTTCATTTAAATATGGTTTTATCAAATCTGTAAAGATCTGTAAAGATGACCTTGTTGCACTAGCCAGTTTTTGAAATGTGAAGCCTTGATGTTAAAGCTGTAGTCTGCATTTAAACAATTCTACACAGTCACCCAAAGTTTGAAGAGAGCGGCTCTTCCCACATTTCTCTGAAAATTAAACGTATAAATAGGGAGTCACAAGAAAGGCTTTTCACTCAAGTGTTTAGTGTCTAGCCTTTCCAGAAGTGTAGGCGCTATAAGAATCAACAAGGTTAGTTACTGATGTTGAATAATACATTGTAGATCTCAAAGGTCACACCAACTCATTCCTAAGGTGTCAGATATTGCTCCATCGCTTCAAAGAAATTTTCCACTGTTCCGCAGTTCAATGATGGGCCCTTAGTAACCCATAGCTGACTGCTGACATTCGCTATAGTGAGATTAGCTGCTTCATTTCATCCTATttgatgcttttctgtggagattatacaagctgcgTGCGCACAACTGAACAGCTGACACAATGACTACAATGGGGGGAAAATCTTAAGTGATACCCGCATTGTGTGTAGTTTGTAAAATTGAGTCACTCCCTGTTTTAGACCATAGGTGGCATCATGTGCCCTACAAGACTTCACGTCACTCACTAATACCCACAGTGTGTAAATTAGCTTCATGTGACTGGGCTAATCTGGCCAGAGAACCGCTGATCCACTTCACTTTCCTATAAGTAGTCTCATAAATTGTCATGCTCTTTATGTGAGATGAAAATGCAATGCACGTCACATCATTTTTGCCAGTCGGCTTTTTCTTAAGCTTTAgtgatgttattttttttcttaacatGATCTTATTATTTGGCCTAGCAGCTTCACAATAGACCACATCAGTTATTAATTACCAGCGTTAATAAGCACCCATACCTTGTAAAGGAacaattgttcattcattaggAGATTGAAAGTAGAAGCACAGTGTTTTTCCCATTTTGTTTCTGAGAAATAgaccttttttctttctctctcttgcagcAAACTCTAAAAGGGTCTAGTCtcatttgtttttgctttgttctgTTTAAATAGCAATGAAAGCTTAGGGGAATAATGAGGAAAACCACacttgttttaaattttactgcACCTTTTTTGTCCATCTACTCCCAAAGATTTTCTGTGTCCACTCAAAGTTTGGATTGTCCAGCTTTTCAGTCCAAATCAACGGCCCCATTAATTCCCCCTGCCTTCTTCACCTTTCCCTAAACGTCCTGCCATTTGTCTTAAGTGCTAATACTTGATCTTTCATTTTGGATCTATGCATCATGAAGGTGACATTTCTGACCTCctgtattttgcatttttttccctctctttgagactgcagtagtcactcgttttttttcctctcttagTTTATAGCCTCTCCCTGTTGTAGCTGCcctctttcctttttttgtgcAATTCAAAGGCCCTCTGAAAGAGCCTTGTATATACTGTACTGAGTCAGTAAAAGCAATGTCACTGTTCAGTGTGTCTGTTATGGTGGACCTATAAAGCAGCAATTAATCAGGCATTGTTaacagtgtgggtttgatccTTTTGTCGTTTTTCAGTCTCAGTACTTGTGCACTCTGTGCAAGTATTAGAaactgtttataaaaaaaaaaaaaaaaaaaatagtagacAGGCAGTGCTTCCTGAATTGTTGTCAGTTTCAAAAACCGCATCAAGTTGTGTAGCGTTGACTCGAGCAGTAATAACATCTCGCTGTCAATTCTCTTTGTTCCTCTTTTGAAATCGCTGTGTGATGCATATCATTTCCATTCCTTTTATATGACCAGTTTTCATTTAATTGTCGATTGTGAGGTGAACGGGGAGAAGAACGTTGTTACattttttgaaaaaacaaataatacaaaaaaagcaATTGTAAATAACACTCTACAAGAGAGATCTACTTAAATTGTACTGTACTTTCTAAAAACAAATCATATTGAAAAATTTGTCTGCAGTTTTGTAGATATCAGTACTtttgatttattaaaataagaatCTTTTAAAAAGTCATCTGGGTGTTCATTTGGAGCAGTGTTGCATGATATTGAGATATTTCTTGCAATacgtgaaaaatattttaacgcACTTTTGATGTGACAGTTATTTAGTCGGCTAAATTTAAGCTTTGTTCTAACCCTGGAATCCCAGGCTATATTGGGGATGCGGTGGTGACGAATCAGTTGAAGAACATTTATTAGAGGAAGCAAACCAAACTACAGGGTGCAGTGGTGCCATCTTTACTTAATTACCATTATAATGGTAATATTTGGAATGAAGATTTGGAAATTCATACAGAAAAGTGGCCTTCACACAAGTTTATTACATACGGCAGTGCTAGCATTCCACAATTATTAAAAAGTCATtggaaatatgaaaatatacataaaaaatgCCCAGAGGGAATGTGTCAATGCTTCAGGGATTGAAAAATTTGTAGTTGTTATGAGACAGCTCAATGATTTCTTCTGATCTCTTCATACTGACCCAAGATTTTCATCCCATGATATGTTCTGCTCTTTTTAGCGCCTTTCCTCAGCTCATATTCGGATGTGGAATGTgctgagaaggaaaaaaatacacatttacaaCACGTTTACAATTTACAACTGATTATTTTATGATGATTTTCatttgattccaggtaggctctggaccccccgcgaccctaaattggataagcggttacagataatggatggagggatggatttTCATTTGTAGCTTGAAAAAATACATAATTGACCAGTTTAAGTAGCTTTTAGGAATGTTTTAGTGTTTATatgaatatcattcattcattatctgtaacccttatccagttcagggtcgcagtgggtccagagcctacctggaatcattcggcgcaaggcgggaatacaccctggagggggcgccagtccttcacagggcaacacagacgcacacacacattcactcacacctacggacacttttgagtcgccaatccacctaccaacgtgtgttttcggactgtgggaggaaacccacgcggacacggcgagaacacaccaactcctcacagtataTGAATATCAGCATTTCTCAATAATTTAACAAATTTTCCCCCatatattattttgaatttACAAGCTGTTGTTTGCACTGAGGACATCAACACATGCCACCAACGTAAAATGCCCTAATGtctgtttcatttcaaattatCGTTTGGaattttttctttatatttgatggaaaatctttaaaaatgaacacatatGAAGACATATTGATCACAGACTTGTTTGCTCTAACCTTAGGAAGTCAGGGGCCCTCAGTATCATGTGCTGGAAATCCTCCAGTGAAAGGCGTCCGTCATTGTCCAGATCAGCTTCATCAATCACCTTCTCACACACCATCCTCACCTCGTCCTCAGTCAGCTCGTTCCTCGTCAGCTTGTTCAGAGTCTTCTCCAGGTCCGATTTACAGATGAAGTCATCATCGTTGAAGTCTTTGAACAAAATGGGATCCAAGTTATGTGTAAGCTCACATTACAGAAGTTCAGTATACACCGAATATTTTGGTCGCTGTTCACTTatgccattttatcagaaacacctcccctaCAGGTGCAATTAAAGGGATTAGAAAGTAAATCTGACTATGGCTCATCAAAACATCAGCCCCCTTTTTACCCTGCCCATTAATGGCATGATTGATTTTGACACTCTCAAGCAACAGCACATGGGCCTATGGTCAGCGTGACTGATGTCGGGTGTCAGAGgttgttttttaaatactgtgtccactcactttcTGTGTACCCTGTTAGACACACATCCCTTGCTGGTCCACTTCGTGgctgtaaagtcagagacagtagctcatctacAGTTTGTGTCGGCCGtcctctagtccatcagtggacacaggatgctgtcggctggatgtttttggttgatggactgttctcagtcctgcagtgatactgagggctttaaaaactctagtagccctgctgagtctgatccactcaaaccagcacaacacacacttaggcactgagaataatccatcacacaaatcatacctgctctgagagggtcctgactattgaagagaagggtgaaatgaggatacagagaaacaggtggactacaggttgtaattgtagaactacaaagtgctcatgtatggtcagtggagctgataaaatgggcagtaagtgtagatacaaggcagGTTTTGTGACATCTCCAGTAGAACAGTGTATATGACGCTAGGTTTTGATAGCAAAGCGTGGGTCTCATTCTGACCCACATCACAGGCTTCaataattcagtttaatttgattaaattaaattaaatgcataACTGCCTTTCAGACTTGCATTTCCATCAGCCATGCCTGCAGCACAACTGCCTTTGTTTActtctgtaaataataaatgaaaacttTCTCTTGACCCTTGGCAGCAGTGGAGCATGTACTGCTGTGAAATGTCAGATTTGGATCGCATGTTTAATAAGACAGCTTTGAGCACTCACACACTTCTTTTCAGAGATAGAACCCACTCTAATGAATGCCTGCATTATTTAGTTCTTCCCTTAAAGGACTGTACAAGATTAGCACGATAGAAAATCTATGATCTTTGCTACAGTGTGCCCGAGCTAGTAATTCTAAACCATATACACTATAATAGACCACACAGCTAATGGTCTGTGTGCACCTGCTCGTCCATCATTTCTTCTGCAATGAAGAATATTAACAGGGACTGTGTCCTGCTTTGCTGAAGAAACAGCCTTTATTTGAGCAAGGTATTGGACTAGCTGTTAAAACATTAACCAACAAAAACATTAGTGTTGTCACATGCTGATATTGGAGGAGTAATTCTGGATCACTCCAATACATCTCAAATAAATTGTTGGAGGTCAGTAGAATTCCAGAGAATGCAGCCTAATGCTAGATTCCTTTATACCTCTCTGTagtccacacttggcattgggcatggtgagctTAGTCTCACGTGCAGCAGATCCACAAACGTGGACCTACGTGACTGCtaattggagaaaaaaaaaagatctctgAATCTGATCTTTCACCAATCAATTCCTTGAAGACTGACCGTAGATTTTGAATGCATAGTAAGCCTTCAGATCTCGTGGTGCCATTTCACTCAGCACTGAGAACATGTCCAAGAAGTCGTCCAACGTCATATTTCCTTCACCATCTTCTGAAAAGACCTCTGCAATCCTCTGTCTGAAGGGGTTATCCTGAACGAGAGATCCAAACAGCAACATTTTTGTACACTCCTGGTATTACGTATTTATATAATTTGCCCAAGATAGTGGAGCATTGttgtgagggtttgattgcattcagtcatacgagtattagtgaggtcagataatTCAAATAATCCCAAATTTACTCTAGAGAATTCAGTTATGCTCCTCCACAGCCCATAGCTGGGGTTCTTCATTTCCCTCTGGCTCATGCTTGGCactaggctcatgtgcagcccCTTCTATTAACTATGTGTTCTGTGGAGATCAGTATTATTATGacaatgtttatgtgtgttggAATGTTGattcaagtggatcagacacagcaatgatGCTAGAGTCTTGAAACACTGTTCATAGCTGTCCACTGAATTAAATACACTTATCTTGAtgttccaccttgtagatgtaaagtcagagacagtatcaCATCTGTTGCTGCAATTTAGGTCAGCCATTCTCTAGTACTTCATTTGTGGTTACAGCATGCCAGTCATTGACCAATGCTGCGTGCATATTGTTGGTTGGGGGACTAAGGAGTTAAAAAAACTCCACATCATATGTATCATTGCAATGCTAGTTATACTACCTGTTCTGGGTGGGTTCTCTGGACATCCTGATCTATGAAGGTCtaactaagtatgcagagcaacttaATGCACCAATACGGTACATAAGGCAgacaaaataaacactaagtGTGGGAACTAGAAGGTCAAACTGTGCCAAGCTGAATGCCTGTGTGAGCAATGGATGCTACTTAGCAGTAATCACTCATTAGAAACAGCTTCTACAAATCATAAGGTCATAGTTTTTCTAAAATGACAACCATGAGACCATGACCTGTTGTACTCTATGGTTTCTGTTGTGACAGACGGTTAGCGAGCAGCACCAATGCCATTGCTGTGTGGAGTGGTGTATAATGAACTTGGATAGGCTAAAGGCCCCCTGGACTTCCCTGCTAGCTCCAGTTCAGGGGATCTGATGACACATAAGCTCTCCAAGACTGCTATCAATTAGTAGGGGATACATAATTGATAAGGAACAAGGCGTGAGCGgcactgtgttttgtttgataGACTGCACCTTCAGCTCCGGCATGCTGCCAATCAGCTCATAGGGCAAACGCACATCTGGCTGATTAGTGTAGTCCAGTGGAACGAGCTGAGGAGCCAAATCCCGATACCTATGGAAGAGCCTAGAAAGAAACAGTCATGGGCACATTAATTCAGTAAAGACATGGCAAATCGTGTGCACAAAATTTGAAATGGGTATCTCAAGCTAATCAAATTAACCTGTAGGTCTTACCCAGCATACAAGGAACGTCCCtagacgttcaaaataggtctaaaagtagtctgtccgttaaggacatattttaagcgtcaatggacgtccaaaatccatcttaattagttaagtggtgaccaatcgataacgtcagtggacgtccaaaacgcgttttatacaagtaatttattttgggaccaattaataacgtcaatggacgtccaaaacacgtctaatagtcgtctttttaatgtctgtgtttggacgtcttttcaactttcattttcaactataagagaacgttgattagacggcagtcattacgttatttcaacgttgaatcaacggctaattgtttactgggcacCAATTCCCCCACAGCAAAAGTTtggattttctgttttcagaatATAAAACTAATGTAACTGCAGATAGATgaactaataaaaatattttcatatgaTGCCAGTTAAAAAAATGTGACTCATTGACCAATACCACCACCAGGCCTATAGGACTTATAGGTATACTATAAGTATGTGTAGATAGCTTTGTAGCATAGCATGTATATAAACCAGTTAATGAAGAAAGTACATTCAATTACCTTAAGATTTCCTTTCTGGTGAAGTATGTGCAGTCCTGTGAATCAAATAAAATTAGAGCCAAGGGTAAAAAATTGATTATTTACTCCATACATATTTCAATGCAAACTGCAGTCAATCCTATGTCAATATTAACATATTGGAAACAGCCAAAACATAAAAAGGTCCTACAAATTTTGCATAGTAGTTTTTTCAaagttaaaaatgaacaaataaatcatATAATTTACTTATTATAATGTCATTTGAAAAGGGGTGCACAACATTTTGtatatgtgtaaaataaagtaGGTGCAATAATTATTTTCATGGACCATGCAACAATTCCAGGGACTTGTTATTTATAGATTTATGTTTATATTCGGTAAACTAAATGCATAACAAATATAGTAGCATTTAAGATACTTTATTGTCCTCGTGAGGATTTTTCTTGGACTTCACATAGCTTCGTTTGCTGCATCATTTacaagacacacattcacatatacaaTATCTTTATTATATGTTATGTAATTGTTATTTAATTACTATTTCATATATTATAAACAGTAAATACACTGTTAAATACAAATTACTCCACACTGACCTGATATGCGTCCAGCTGCTGAGCAGTGAAGATGGTCTGCTTGTTTCCCATTCCTGCTCAAACAAAATGAGCCTCAGAGCCATTCAAGTGTTAGTGTATAAAAGAAAGGTGTGTGGGTCGATATTTCAGATATGAAATGCCTGGAACAATGGAGAGAGGATCAGGTGTCCCCCGCCAGGCCCTTACCTCGACATTATAATGGAGGCATTTCATTGTTTGCATTGCCCTGAATGGCAGGTATTTTTGGACCTGAATGCGGCTGTCGGTCAGCTGGAGTGCCAGTGGCAGCGAGCCcccacagagagagggggtgacACCTCGCCCGGGGTCCGATTACACCTGCTTTACCTGCCTTataacacacacagtctttcCAGCGACATAAACCAGCAATAAATGCCCTGCATGAAACACAAATTCAAACACAAGTGATTCATTTTTAAGTTTGTCTCAAAATTACATTGACAGCACACTAATTACAGTACATTTAGTTACTGTAAGGTGCCCCCATTTGTGGATGCAAATGTTTAAATGTGCACAAACAGCTTCTATAATCatataatcaataaaaaatCATGGAAAAAATATTAGCCCAAGCACTTCATGTTTAATGCCAATTTTTTTTGGCTGGAGGGGCAAAAATTGATGTCACTCTGACTCTCCAGAGAATGCGGTTCTGAGGCAGGGGGACACTTGGTTTtgcagcagtggaactgtttttTAAGACGTGATAGAGTATTGTCCAGAAACCTCT is a genomic window of Hoplias malabaricus isolate fHopMal1 chromosome X1, fHopMal1.hap1, whole genome shotgun sequence containing:
- the LOC136675476 gene encoding calcium and integrin-binding family member 3-like, whose protein sequence is MGNKQTIFTAQQLDAYQDCTYFTRKEILRLFHRYRDLAPQLVPLDYTNQPDVRLPYELIGSMPELKDNPFRQRIAEVFSEDGEGNMTLDDFLDMFSVLSEMAPRDLKAYYAFKIYDFNDDDFICKSDLEKTLNKLTRNELTEDEVRMVCEKVIDEADLDNDGRLSLEDFQHMILRAPDFLSTFHIRI